From Periophthalmus magnuspinnatus isolate fPerMag1 chromosome 12, fPerMag1.2.pri, whole genome shotgun sequence, a single genomic window includes:
- the LOC117379379 gene encoding aldo-keto reductase family 1 member D1-like, translating into MELTAESHSVPLSDGNNIPLLGLGTYANPRQTPKGTSYNAVKLAIETGYRHIDGAMVYFNEDEVGQAIRDKISDGTVKREDVFYCGKLWNTFHPPHLVRPTLEKTLELLKLDYVDLYIVEMPTAFQPGDTYYPRDENGKYIYHETDLRATWEALEACKDDGLVKSLGVSNFNKRQLELILTKPGLKHKPVSNQVECHPYFTQPKLLEYCRQNHIVIVGYSPLGTSRDPTWVNLKCPPMLEDEVLVSIAKKHKKTSAQVALRFNVQRGVVVIPKSFNPARIKENFEIFDFCLSEDEMKQIEGLNKNIRFVELLMWADHPEYPFHDDY; encoded by the exons ATGGAGCTAACAGCCGAGAGccactctgtccctctgagcgaCGGGAATAACATCCCACTGCTTGGACTTGGGACTTATGCGAATCCCCGCCAG ACTCCTAAAGGAACGTCTTATAACGCCGTGAAACTGGCGATCGAAACGGGTTACAGACACATCGATGGAGCTATGGTCTACTTCAACGAGGACGAGGTGGGGCAAGCCATAAGAGACAAGATTTCCGACGGGACGGTGAAACGAGAGGACGTATTCTACTGCGGAAAA CTGTGGAACACGTTTCATCCTCCTCATCTCGTTCGCCCGACGTTGGAAAAAACGTTGGAGTTGCTGAAGTTGGACTATGTCGATCTTTACATTGTGGAGATGCCCACTGCTTTCCAG CCTGGAGACACATACTACCCCCGAGATGAGAATGGGAAGTATATTTATCATGAGACAGATCTACGGGCCACATGGGAG GCTCTGGAGGCGTGTAAAGACGACGGGCTGGTCAAATCTCTCGGAGTGTCAAACTTTAACAAGAGGCAACTGGAGTTAATCCTCACCAAACCTGGACTTAAGCACAAGCCGGTGTCAAATCAG GTCGAATGCCATCCCTACTTCACTCAACCAAAGCTCCTGGAGTACTGTCGCCAGAACCATATTGTGATAGTGGGATACAGCCCCCTGGGGACGAGCAGAGACCCCACATG GGTAAATCTCAAATGTCCCCCGATGTTGGAAGATGAGGTCCTTGTGTCCATCGctaaaaagcacaaaaagaCCTCGGCTCAGGTGGCCCTCAGGTTCAACGTCCAGAGAGGAGTCGTGGTCATCCCCAAAAGCTTCAACCCTGCTCGAATAAAAGAAAACTTTGAG ATTTTTGATTTCTGTCTTTCCGAGGATGAGATGAAGCAGATCGAGGGTCTGAACAAGAACATACGATTTGTTGAGCTGCTCAT GTGGGCCGACCATCCGGAGTATCCATTCCATGACGACTACTGA